The following are from one region of the Salicibibacter kimchii genome:
- a CDS encoding spore coat protein, protein MNDKDFITDLLSTEKYMSASYGTAMSEASHIQLYQEIASTCNETDQCMRDLFNTMFQKGWYSLEGAPQQTIQQTLQEYAGMKGQLPSGNMPH, encoded by the coding sequence ATGAATGACAAAGATTTCATCACCGATCTTTTATCCACGGAAAAATACATGTCGGCTTCGTATGGCACAGCCATGAGTGAAGCTAGTCATATACAATTGTATCAAGAGATCGCCTCCACCTGTAACGAAACCGATCAATGCATGCGCGATTTATTTAACACCATGTTTCAAAAAGGATGGTACTCCCTCGAGGGGGCCCCGCAACAAACGATTCAACAAACGCTCCAGGAATATGCGGGAATGAAAGGCCAACTTCCTTCCGGAAACATGCCCCACTAA
- a CDS encoding sigma-70 family RNA polymerase sigma factor, with protein sequence MNQGKMEQLKKKCPRIALFFDNNPKLAEQRIFQSFLEDDENLRIFIQAICVPGTHAFRKLDEAFKNHYANVQFTQYLSKTLYWTSVQYDQHHREHRNHQRLTMDNLYDHPSNDMPNLITETNDLGTWSDDVALTNALRQLTDKQQTVITERYGYERTNNEIARLLNVSPQAVSRTHLHALKRLRSLLKKEVEK encoded by the coding sequence ATGAATCAGGGAAAAATGGAGCAACTCAAAAAGAAATGCCCTCGGATCGCCTTGTTTTTCGACAACAATCCAAAGCTGGCCGAACAGCGAATATTTCAAAGCTTCCTTGAAGACGACGAAAACCTCCGCATTTTCATACAAGCGATTTGTGTTCCCGGTACACATGCATTCCGGAAATTGGACGAAGCATTTAAAAACCACTATGCGAATGTACAATTTACGCAATATTTATCAAAAACGTTGTATTGGACTTCCGTTCAATATGACCAACACCACCGAGAGCACAGGAACCACCAGCGTCTCACGATGGACAACCTCTACGATCATCCATCTAATGATATGCCTAATCTCATTACCGAAACAAACGACCTCGGCACGTGGAGTGATGATGTTGCTCTGACGAACGCATTGCGTCAATTAACCGATAAACAACAAACCGTTATTACAGAGCGATACGGTTACGAGCGAACGAACAATGAAATCGCCCGCTTATTGAACGTGAGCCCACAGGCCGTTTCCCGAACGCATTTGCACGCGCTTAAACGGCTGCGCAGCTTACTGAAAAAGGAAGTGGAGAAATGA
- a CDS encoding YvrJ family protein, with amino-acid sequence MIVEFLGQFGLPFLLAAYLVYRFERRIERLENIIHNDAPQKRRKR; translated from the coding sequence ATGATCGTCGAATTTTTAGGGCAATTCGGCTTGCCGTTTTTGCTCGCGGCTTATCTTGTTTACCGATTTGAACGCCGCATTGAGCGATTGGAAAACATTATCCACAACGACGCACCACAAAAAAGGAGGAAACGCTAA
- a CDS encoding helix-turn-helix domain-containing protein has translation MMNIIDIRHYVKEAQRGDREKLATLIHQFEPRIRKCLWQTTPAERDDLRQELTLKLIEITLHYDTEKAPTITEFQALLHEKKP, from the coding sequence ATGATGAATATTATTGACATTCGCCACTATGTAAAAGAAGCACAACGGGGAGATCGTGAAAAGCTGGCAACCTTAATTCATCAGTTTGAACCAAGAATAAGAAAATGCCTCTGGCAGACGACTCCCGCGGAAAGAGATGATCTTCGCCAAGAATTGACGCTGAAACTCATTGAAATCACGCTCCATTACGATACGGAAAAAGCCCCTACGATCACTGAATTTCAAGCATTGCTCCACGAAAAAAAGCCGTAA
- a CDS encoding NAD(P)/FAD-dependent oxidoreductase: MQADVMIIGGGIAGLQASIQLGRYARTVTVIDEGRGRSSLCRQYRNLLGWPDGVSGRWLREAGREHAGDYGVDFIDKKATRLVKEPSGFQAQTEDGKTYRGKKLILATGVTDANPFPELEHCFGMSVYICPDCDGYEIKGKRTLVLGSGSAGVGMALELVSWTDRLTYVNHGNHSVATEEEKKQLSEAGIRLREGMIDRVHMEGDQFTGVTFGDGEELQAEKAFIAFPGNVVHSDLAKQIGVERLENHHVLNHYRTKMTNIRDVWAAGDIAVHSEQVAIAMGEGTQAAVWVQRTLLQDET; encoded by the coding sequence GTGCAAGCGGACGTCATGATTATCGGCGGGGGAATCGCGGGGTTGCAAGCATCAATTCAATTAGGACGTTATGCACGTACGGTAACGGTGATTGATGAGGGGCGCGGGCGTTCCTCGCTCTGTCGGCAATATCGAAATCTTCTTGGCTGGCCGGACGGAGTCAGCGGAAGGTGGCTTCGTGAAGCAGGAAGAGAACATGCAGGCGATTACGGTGTTGATTTTATTGATAAGAAAGCCACTCGATTGGTAAAGGAGCCATCAGGATTCCAAGCACAAACGGAAGATGGGAAGACGTACCGAGGAAAAAAATTGATCCTGGCTACAGGGGTGACCGACGCTAACCCGTTTCCCGAACTTGAACATTGTTTTGGCATGAGTGTGTACATCTGTCCGGATTGTGATGGCTATGAAATAAAAGGCAAACGTACCCTTGTATTGGGTTCCGGGAGTGCGGGGGTGGGAATGGCGCTTGAACTAGTGAGTTGGACGGATCGATTGACGTATGTGAACCATGGAAATCACTCGGTTGCGACCGAAGAGGAAAAAAAGCAATTATCGGAAGCCGGCATTCGTCTCCGCGAAGGAATGATTGATCGTGTGCATATGGAAGGGGACCAATTTACCGGTGTAACGTTTGGTGATGGCGAAGAATTGCAAGCAGAGAAAGCGTTTATTGCTTTTCCGGGCAATGTTGTCCATTCGGATTTAGCGAAACAAATTGGGGTCGAACGCTTGGAAAATCATCATGTGCTGAATCACTACCGAACGAAAATGACGAACATTCGTGATGTATGGGCGGCCGGGGATATCGCCGTGCATTCCGAACAAGTGGCCATTGCCATGGGAGAAGGCACGCAGGCTGCTGTTTGGGTTCAGCGAACGCTCTTGCAAGACGAAACTTGA
- a CDS encoding ThiF family adenylyltransferase: MVDRYDRQTRFEPLGTEGQDRIRSAHVLLIGCGALGTSIADTLVRAGIGKITIIDRDYVELHNLHRQQLFTEEDVEQKVAKARAAARYLRKVNADVEIDAYVRDFQAQEVAQFASKVDLIMDGSDNFEVRMLLNDAAYRYGVPWIYGGVVGSYGVSRSFMLDDGPCLRCLSPYLSLDETCDNDGVIAPAVQMVTAMQSAEALKIVSGNIPAVAERLRSFDLWENETSAINATRLKDDHCPTCGANPTYPALLGEKTGKQIRVLCGGDTVHVRPRERRDVQVEKLQNVNHSTVSAVRLHEDVATLDYEGCRVVLFKDGRALLHGIDEGERAEKVYEHVLALID, from the coding sequence ATGGTTGATCGCTATGATCGCCAAACACGTTTCGAGCCGCTGGGGACAGAGGGTCAAGATCGGATTCGCTCGGCGCATGTGCTACTTATCGGTTGTGGCGCGCTTGGCACGTCCATTGCGGACACCCTCGTGAGAGCCGGCATAGGCAAAATCACGATCATTGATCGTGATTACGTGGAGCTGCATAATCTTCATCGCCAGCAACTGTTTACAGAAGAAGATGTCGAACAAAAAGTAGCCAAAGCCAGGGCCGCCGCTCGTTACCTTAGGAAAGTGAATGCCGATGTGGAGATTGATGCCTACGTCCGTGATTTCCAGGCGCAAGAAGTGGCGCAATTCGCGTCCAAGGTTGACTTGATCATGGATGGTTCCGACAATTTTGAAGTTCGGATGCTATTAAATGATGCAGCTTATCGTTACGGTGTGCCCTGGATTTATGGTGGTGTCGTCGGCAGTTATGGCGTGTCCCGTTCCTTTATGCTTGACGACGGCCCTTGCCTTCGTTGTTTGAGTCCGTATTTATCGTTAGATGAAACGTGCGATAATGACGGGGTAATTGCGCCCGCGGTCCAGATGGTGACGGCGATGCAAAGCGCGGAAGCGTTAAAAATCGTAAGTGGCAACATACCTGCCGTTGCTGAACGATTGCGTTCATTTGATCTTTGGGAGAACGAAACTTCCGCAATAAATGCAACGCGTTTAAAAGATGACCATTGCCCAACCTGTGGCGCAAATCCGACTTACCCGGCGCTTCTTGGCGAGAAAACGGGCAAGCAAATTCGGGTATTGTGCGGCGGTGATACCGTGCATGTGCGTCCGCGGGAGCGAAGAGACGTGCAAGTGGAAAAACTTCAAAACGTCAATCATTCAACGGTTTCCGCCGTTCGTTTGCACGAAGATGTTGCCACACTTGATTACGAAGGCTGCCGGGTCGTTTTGTTCAAAGACGGACGGGCGCTTTTGCATGGCATCGACGAAGGGGAGCGGGCAGAGAAGGTGTACGAACACGTTTTGGCATTGATCGATTGA
- a CDS encoding thiazole synthase — protein MLKIGGRTFKSRLLLGTGTFSDVEVQRQAVRASETEILTFAVAKMDMEDSDDDLVSELQPDTFSMLPNTAGAKTAEEAVRIAKLAHASGLSDMVKVEVIGDDQTLLPDAVETYRATKMLLKEGFITLPYIADDPVLARKLEDLGAHAVMPGAAPIGTGRGILNPLHLSYIIEQANVPVIVDAGIGAPSHVSLAMEMGADAVLLNRAVSQADDPVKMAEAMKLAIQAGRLSYEAGRIPEKRFAKASSPQEGILFHG, from the coding sequence ATGTTAAAAATTGGTGGGCGAACGTTTAAGTCGCGATTGTTATTGGGGACTGGCACTTTTTCGGATGTTGAAGTGCAACGGCAAGCAGTGCGAGCTTCTGAAACGGAAATTTTGACGTTTGCAGTTGCAAAAATGGACATGGAAGACAGTGATGATGATCTGGTTTCGGAACTTCAACCGGACACGTTTTCCATGTTGCCGAACACGGCCGGGGCAAAAACGGCGGAAGAAGCCGTTCGCATTGCAAAACTGGCACATGCATCGGGGTTGAGCGATATGGTGAAAGTGGAAGTGATCGGGGACGATCAAACCCTTTTGCCTGATGCTGTTGAAACGTATCGGGCGACGAAAATGCTTTTGAAAGAAGGATTCATCACCCTCCCTTATATTGCTGATGACCCTGTGCTTGCCCGGAAATTGGAAGACCTTGGTGCACATGCCGTGATGCCGGGAGCAGCTCCGATTGGTACAGGGCGCGGGATTTTGAACCCGCTTCATCTTTCTTATATTATCGAGCAGGCGAACGTTCCGGTTATTGTTGATGCCGGCATCGGTGCACCGTCTCACGTATCGTTGGCGATGGAAATGGGGGCAGATGCCGTGTTGTTGAATCGTGCGGTTTCGCAGGCGGACGATCCGGTGAAAATGGCAGAGGCGATGAAACTGGCGATTCAAGCCGGGCGTTTAAGTTACGAAGCCGGCCGCATTCCGGAGAAACGTTTCGCAAAAGCGAGCAGCCCTCAGGAAGGTATCTTGTTCCATGGTTGA
- the thiS gene encoding sulfur carrier protein ThiS, whose protein sequence is MNIKVNKETMTVPSDLKTIEDFRMHFNLADKKAMIEHNEVALKPEEYEQTALAEGDQLLVVRFVGGG, encoded by the coding sequence ATGAATATCAAAGTAAATAAAGAAACGATGACTGTGCCTTCAGACTTGAAAACGATTGAAGATTTTCGGATGCATTTTAATTTAGCGGATAAAAAGGCAATGATCGAGCACAACGAGGTCGCGCTTAAGCCCGAGGAATATGAACAAACTGCACTTGCTGAAGGCGACCAACTTCTCGTTGTCCGTTTCGTTGGAGGAGGGTGA
- the thiO gene encoding glycine oxidase ThiO, producing the protein MKRHESYELIIVGAGIIGLAIAYYSTKAGLSTLILDRGNAGEGTTSAAAGMLGVQVELQSRTPLYPLAKESRRLYARLAEELPEQTGTSIGRTVSGAIKPAFSPEEWKKLNKVEQWQTAAGESVHRLTTAQLYDHLPLLADGAEGALYFPDEAHVEPVQAAAAFRQAALLQGAELKTYTDVRSLLQTGDKCQGVVSANGEEFYGEHVILATGPDAFEPSSERRMPSIEGVKGEAVRVQGKRPLVTKTLYHEHFYFVPKPNGETVIGATSEVSRERKTTVQGINEVLRRAQQLLPEVAHAEISKMWAGVRPQMGDDLPLMGPHPSVHGCWLCRGHGRNGILLAPASGKEMVAAITSDNMDDLQAFRPDRIMKGE; encoded by the coding sequence ATGAAGCGACATGAATCTTATGAGCTTATTATTGTGGGAGCAGGGATCATAGGGCTTGCCATCGCTTATTATAGTACGAAGGCGGGGTTGAGCACGCTTATTCTTGACCGCGGCAATGCAGGGGAAGGTACAACTTCGGCAGCGGCTGGTATGTTGGGCGTTCAAGTGGAGCTGCAATCTCGAACACCTCTGTACCCCTTAGCAAAAGAAAGCCGGCGATTGTACGCGCGGCTGGCCGAAGAACTGCCGGAGCAAACGGGGACGTCTATCGGCCGGACGGTTTCCGGCGCGATTAAACCGGCATTTTCACCGGAAGAATGGAAAAAATTAAATAAAGTTGAACAATGGCAAACAGCTGCGGGAGAATCGGTGCATCGTTTGACGACTGCGCAATTATACGACCATCTTCCACTCCTCGCCGATGGGGCAGAGGGAGCCCTTTATTTTCCTGATGAAGCGCACGTTGAACCTGTGCAGGCAGCCGCTGCTTTCCGGCAAGCAGCGTTGCTTCAAGGTGCTGAATTAAAAACGTATACCGATGTGCGATCGTTGCTGCAAACCGGCGATAAATGCCAGGGGGTTGTGTCAGCGAACGGTGAGGAATTTTACGGGGAACATGTGATTTTGGCCACCGGTCCGGATGCGTTTGAGCCTTCTTCGGAGCGGAGAATGCCATCTATAGAAGGTGTGAAAGGAGAGGCTGTTCGCGTACAAGGGAAGCGGCCGCTCGTAACAAAGACGTTATATCATGAACACTTTTATTTCGTGCCGAAACCAAACGGAGAAACGGTAATCGGGGCAACTTCCGAGGTATCACGGGAGCGGAAAACAACGGTACAAGGCATCAATGAAGTGCTCCGACGAGCCCAACAATTGCTCCCGGAAGTTGCGCATGCGGAAATCTCGAAAATGTGGGCGGGCGTTCGTCCGCAAATGGGGGACGACCTTCCCTTGATGGGGCCTCATCCGTCAGTTCATGGATGTTGGCTCTGCCGCGGGCATGGCCGCAACGGGATATTGCTCGCGCCGGCTTCCGGCAAGGAAATGGTGGCCGCGATTACGAGCGATAATATGGATGATTTGCAGGCATTTCGGCCTGATCGAATCATGAAGGGAGAATGA
- a CDS encoding thiamine phosphate synthase: protein MTWHLITTNNCPFHIQVRQLRHALKNINIIHVRNKEASLQRLKQQVDQLCKIGLRHDQIILNEHAEAAAAWGLGGVHLPSNSPLTAKDIKRRAPGLQVGASVHSLEEAKARAEEEVDYLYYGHVYPSASKPDDPARGLEALQSVAASVRTPVLAIGGITRSRLGEISRTGASGIALISGFWEAEKPEEEAVHFNCFGQMNYEAT, encoded by the coding sequence GTGACTTGGCATCTAATCACGACGAACAACTGCCCGTTTCACATTCAAGTAAGGCAGTTACGGCATGCGTTAAAAAATATTAACATCATTCATGTCCGCAATAAAGAAGCTTCGCTGCAGCGTTTAAAACAACAAGTCGACCAACTTTGCAAAATAGGTCTGCGGCATGATCAAATTATTCTCAATGAACATGCGGAAGCAGCGGCCGCGTGGGGGCTAGGGGGGGTTCACTTGCCGAGTAATTCCCCGCTGACGGCAAAAGACATAAAAAGAAGAGCGCCAGGCCTGCAAGTAGGTGCGTCCGTTCACAGTCTCGAGGAAGCCAAAGCCCGGGCTGAAGAAGAGGTGGACTACCTTTATTATGGTCATGTCTACCCGAGTGCCAGTAAACCCGACGACCCGGCCCGAGGGCTTGAAGCACTGCAATCGGTTGCAGCGTCGGTTCGTACCCCCGTACTCGCGATCGGCGGCATCACCCGGAGCCGCTTAGGTGAAATTTCTCGTACCGGCGCTTCGGGGATAGCGCTGATTTCAGGTTTTTGGGAAGCGGAAAAGCCGGAAGAAGAGGCCGTCCATTTTAATTGCTTTGGGCAGATGAACTATGAAGCGACATGA
- a CDS encoding DinB family protein — MGVKQVFYRQLSACHDENHWFACLQQALVGVTEEQANWRREESDHSIQEIVNHLIVYNNRCLERFKGEPVPPIDDGNEATFQSGDNRDWSVTMAQLTTMMDEWLQTIEESKELDWRMPVHGESGETWETVLANMIVHTSYHIGQIVFIRKQQGAWGEEEEVG; from the coding sequence ATGGGGGTAAAACAAGTTTTTTACCGGCAATTATCTGCTTGTCATGACGAGAATCATTGGTTTGCATGCCTTCAGCAGGCCCTCGTCGGAGTAACGGAGGAGCAAGCGAATTGGAGACGAGAGGAATCCGACCACAGCATCCAAGAAATTGTCAATCATCTCATTGTATATAATAATCGCTGCCTGGAACGATTCAAGGGAGAGCCCGTTCCCCCGATTGATGATGGCAATGAAGCGACTTTTCAAAGCGGTGATAATCGGGATTGGTCTGTCACCATGGCTCAGCTCACGACGATGATGGATGAATGGTTACAAACCATAGAAGAATCAAAGGAATTGGATTGGAGAATGCCAGTCCATGGAGAAAGCGGTGAAACGTGGGAAACGGTACTAGCGAATATGATCGTCCATACGAGTTACCACATTGGACAAATTGTTTTTATCCGAAAGCAGCAAGGGGCCTGGGGCGAGGAAGAAGAGGTTGGCTGA
- a CDS encoding A24 family peptidase yields MLSILFFHLPFILIILFSSLTDLKYKLIYDKVTLPGMVYFLVFHAVVDFSTLHQYIFGGLLLGGIHLFLAILSKGQIGGGDIKLFALIGFAMGWEAAFSIFIFTYLIAGLWAIPLFLYVKLSRKQMKTHMVPLAPFIALGVFMFYMT; encoded by the coding sequence GTGCTTTCTATTCTCTTTTTTCATCTTCCATTTATCCTGATTATTTTATTTTCCTCACTTACCGACCTTAAATATAAGCTAATCTATGATAAAGTCACGCTTCCGGGAATGGTTTATTTTCTCGTTTTCCACGCGGTTGTCGATTTTTCCACATTGCATCAGTACATATTCGGCGGCCTCCTATTGGGAGGAATCCATCTATTCCTTGCGATCCTCAGCAAAGGACAAATCGGCGGGGGCGACATCAAATTATTTGCATTAATCGGATTTGCGATGGGGTGGGAAGCGGCTTTTTCCATTTTCATTTTCACTTACTTAATCGCAGGACTGTGGGCGATCCCGCTATTCCTGTATGTAAAACTGTCACGAAAACAAATGAAAACACATATGGTTCCTCTGGCTCCGTTTATCGCACTCGGTGTATTCATGTTTTACATGACTTAA
- a CDS encoding DUF4064 domain-containing protein — protein sequence MLKRTGEMSLGIIGVVVTFIVGLFVVIGTVGYQSSMEMIEQEMMQDPTLSAQEAEAGAWALELFSSVGWWIFCMHLIGLVIGIIAVIKLNSNAKLAGILFLVSGGAMLILTLGTSFIQSVLFIIAGIMCLVRKSPVPQKEEHTTETPL from the coding sequence ATGTTGAAACGAACAGGAGAAATGTCATTAGGAATCATTGGAGTTGTCGTCACTTTTATCGTAGGCTTATTTGTCGTTATTGGTACCGTTGGGTATCAATCATCCATGGAGATGATTGAACAAGAAATGATGCAAGATCCTACATTGTCCGCCCAAGAGGCCGAAGCAGGGGCGTGGGCATTAGAATTGTTCAGTTCCGTCGGTTGGTGGATCTTTTGCATGCACTTAATTGGACTTGTCATAGGAATCATCGCTGTTATCAAACTTAACAGTAACGCGAAACTAGCCGGAATTTTATTTCTCGTATCCGGAGGAGCCATGCTCATTTTGACCTTAGGCACATCCTTTATCCAATCGGTGCTTTTCATTATCGCGGGGATCATGTGCCTGGTGCGGAAGTCGCCAGTGCCGCAAAAAGAAGAACATACAACAGAAACACCCCTATAA
- a CDS encoding DUF6612 family protein: MLKMKGFVAASACMLMLGACGDGDADTEETEMNEVEEKQTEASEATDENGVDEDSAETDGNEEDVSAEEVLSQSMEAMDQLNSYSAEIDMNQSINVDGEEMPMDMTMNMDVVLDPMSFSQTMITPDPMTEEDMEIEQYMDEDGMIYMLEPGIDEWIMIDGTALGMEGIDDLEMSPQEQFGMLEAYASDLSLEEEEDRYALTIEGSGDELMELTREFATMQQGEPQMQEEMEQVFEQMEINTLDYVMYIDKETFYQDEIKMNMDLEMEQEGQTMEMAQEMQGTFSDFDEIDEIEVPQEAIDNAIDIEDMEEKTEESGEEGLDI; this comes from the coding sequence ATGTTAAAAATGAAGGGATTTGTAGCAGCATCTGCCTGTATGCTGATGTTAGGAGCTTGTGGAGATGGGGACGCGGATACCGAAGAAACTGAAATGAACGAAGTCGAGGAAAAGCAGACGGAGGCCTCAGAAGCTACAGATGAAAATGGGGTGGATGAGGATAGTGCTGAAACAGATGGAAATGAAGAAGATGTGAGCGCAGAAGAGGTATTGAGCCAGTCTATGGAAGCGATGGATCAACTAAACAGTTACAGCGCTGAAATAGATATGAATCAGAGCATAAACGTAGACGGTGAAGAAATGCCGATGGATATGACGATGAACATGGATGTTGTTTTAGACCCGATGTCATTTTCGCAAACGATGATTACCCCTGATCCGATGACGGAAGAAGATATGGAAATTGAACAATACATGGATGAAGACGGCATGATTTATATGTTGGAGCCAGGAATCGATGAATGGATCATGATAGACGGGACTGCTTTGGGAATGGAGGGCATTGATGACTTGGAGATGTCCCCGCAAGAACAATTTGGAATGCTTGAAGCATATGCAAGTGACTTAAGCTTGGAAGAAGAAGAGGATCGATATGCTTTAACAATTGAAGGTTCTGGTGATGAGCTAATGGAACTTACCAGGGAATTTGCAACGATGCAACAGGGAGAACCACAAATGCAGGAAGAAATGGAACAGGTGTTTGAACAGATGGAAATTAACACGCTGGACTATGTCATGTACATTGACAAGGAAACCTTTTATCAAGATGAAATTAAAATGAATATGGATTTGGAGATGGAGCAGGAAGGCCAAACGATGGAGATGGCTCAAGAAATGCAAGGGACTTTCTCCGATTTCGATGAAATAGATGAAATTGAGGTGCCACAAGAAGCCATTGATAACGCGATTGATATAGAGGATATGGAAGAAAAAACGGAAGAGTCGGGAGAGGAAGGTCTGGATATTTAA
- a CDS encoding malate:quinone oxidoreductase has translation MVKISNKHMKSDVILIGAGVMSATLGSLLKELAPDWEIKVFEKLENSGEESSNEWNNAGTGHAALCELNYTSEKPDGSIDASKAIKINEQFQISRQFWSYLVNSNLICRPQDFIKPMPHISYVHGEQNVTFLKKRYETLLSSPLFHEMAFSDDPEKLREWMPVMMEGRTSNEPIAATKIDSGTDVNFGALSRLLFDYLKDNNVDVNYQHSVKDLKQTSDGSWAVKVHDIANDNIEHHTARFVFIGAGGKSLHLLQKADIPEGKQIGGFPVSGLFMSCNNPEVVEKHQAKVYGKAKVGAPPMSVPHLDTRYIDNKKSLLFGPFAGFSPKFLKTGSMFDLVTSVKPDNFTTMLAAGAKNIPLTKYLIKQLMLSKEKRMEELREFIPNAKSEDWELVTAGQRVQVIKDTEASGKGTLQFGTEVVSAEDGSIAALLGASPGASTAVQVMLEVLEKCFPQKMEEWGPKIKEMIPSYGVSLAENPELFQAVHRSTSQALRLDENVSGQEYSWDLEEKVLEKV, from the coding sequence ATGGTAAAAATTAGTAACAAACATATGAAATCGGACGTTATTTTAATTGGTGCCGGAGTCATGAGCGCGACTTTGGGGTCATTATTGAAAGAGTTGGCCCCTGATTGGGAAATCAAAGTGTTTGAGAAACTCGAAAATTCGGGAGAAGAAAGCTCTAATGAATGGAATAATGCAGGTACCGGTCATGCTGCACTATGTGAACTCAATTATACATCTGAAAAGCCTGATGGATCGATCGATGCCAGCAAAGCGATAAAAATTAATGAACAGTTTCAGATCTCAAGACAGTTCTGGTCTTACCTTGTAAATAGTAACTTGATCTGCAGGCCGCAGGACTTTATTAAGCCGATGCCCCATATTAGTTATGTACATGGGGAACAGAATGTAACGTTCTTGAAAAAACGTTATGAAACGCTGTTAAGCAGCCCTCTTTTTCACGAGATGGCGTTTTCCGATGATCCCGAAAAACTTCGGGAGTGGATGCCGGTTATGATGGAAGGCCGTACATCGAATGAACCGATAGCGGCAACCAAAATCGATTCGGGAACGGATGTTAATTTTGGAGCCTTATCACGCTTGTTGTTTGATTACCTAAAGGATAACAATGTTGATGTAAACTATCAGCATAGTGTGAAGGATCTTAAACAGACGAGTGACGGATCGTGGGCAGTAAAAGTGCATGACATTGCCAACGATAACATCGAACACCATACGGCAAGATTCGTGTTTATCGGGGCAGGGGGGAAAAGCCTGCATTTACTGCAGAAAGCGGACATTCCTGAAGGGAAGCAGATTGGTGGATTTCCGGTAAGCGGACTCTTTATGTCGTGTAACAATCCGGAGGTTGTAGAAAAGCACCAAGCAAAAGTGTACGGAAAAGCGAAGGTTGGTGCGCCGCCAATGTCCGTTCCGCATCTTGATACAAGGTATATCGACAACAAAAAGTCATTGCTGTTTGGACCGTTTGCCGGCTTCTCGCCGAAGTTTTTGAAAACGGGTTCCATGTTCGACTTGGTCACTTCCGTAAAACCGGATAATTTCACAACGATGCTGGCAGCAGGCGCAAAAAACATCCCGTTAACAAAATACCTGATTAAACAACTGATGTTATCGAAAGAAAAGCGCATGGAAGAATTACGAGAATTTATTCCAAACGCCAAAAGCGAAGATTGGGAGCTAGTGACAGCCGGCCAACGTGTGCAAGTGATCAAAGATACCGAGGCTTCCGGCAAAGGAACGCTCCAATTTGGCACGGAAGTGGTCAGTGCCGAGGATGGTTCGATAGCTGCACTGCTCGGTGCTTCTCCGGGTGCTTCCACGGCCGTTCAGGTGATGCTTGAGGTATTGGAAAAATGTTTTCCGCAAAAGATGGAGGAATGGGGGCCGAAAATAAAAGAAATGATCCCCTCTTATGGGGTGTCTCTGGCGGAAAACCCGGAGCTTTTTCAAGCGGTCCATAGATCAACATCGCAGGCACTGCGCCTGGATGAAAATGTTTCGGGCCAAGAATATTCTTGGGATTTGGAAGAAAAGGTACTGGAAAAAGTTTAA